The sequence below is a genomic window from Chiloscyllium plagiosum isolate BGI_BamShark_2017 unplaced genomic scaffold, ASM401019v2 scaf_11418, whole genome shotgun sequence.
tgatacagtaccctcccagagtgagacagtaccctcccagtgtgatacagtaccctcccagagtgagacagtaccctcccagtgtgatacagtaccctcccagagtgagacagtaccctcccagtgtgatacagtaccctcccagagtgagacagtaccctcccagtgtgatacagtaccctcccagagtgagacagtaccctcccagtgtgatacagtaccctcccagagtgagacagtaccctcccagtgtgatacagtaccctcccagagtgagacagtaccctcccagtgtgatacagtaccctcccagagtgagacagtaccctcccagtgtgatacagtaccctcccagagtgagacagtaccctcccagtgtgatacagtaccctcccagagtgagacagtaccctcccagtgtgatacagtaccctcccagagtgagacagtaccctcccagtgtgatacagtaccctcccagagtgagacagtaccctcccagtgtgatacagtaccctcccagagtgagacagtaccctcccagtgtgatacagtaccctcccagagtgagacagtaccctcccagtgtgatacagtaccctcccagagtgagacagtaccctcccagtgtgatacagtaccctcccagagtgagacagtaccctcccagtgtgatacagtaccctcccagagtgagacagtaccctcccagtgtgatacagtaccctcccagagtgagacagtaccctcccagtgtgatacagtaccctcccagagtgagacagtaccctcccagtgtgatacagtaccCTCCCAGAGTGATACAGTGCCCTCCCAGAGTGAGACAGtaccctcccagtgtgatacagtgccCTCCCAGAGTGATACAGTGCCCTCCCAGAGTGATACAGTGCCCTCCCAGAGTGATACAGTGCCCTCCCAGAGTGAGACAGTACCCTCCCAGAGTGAGACAGTGCCCTCCCAGAGTGAGACAGTGCCCTCccagagtgaggagaaagtgaggactgcagatgctggagatcagagctgaaaatgtgttgctggaaaagcgcagcaggtcaggcagcatccaaggagcaggagaatcgacgtttcgggcatgagcccttcttcaggaatggctgagcctgaagaatggctcatgccccgaaacatcgattcttctgctccttggatgctgcctgacctgctgcgcttttccctcCCAGAGTGAGACAGGGGATGAGGTGCTTACCTGAGGGCCCGGCTCAGCTTGTCGTAGTTCATGTGTGGTTTGCACTTGCGGACGCCCCAGAGCTTGGCCACCTCGTCGGGGTCCTTGATGACAAACTCGCCGTAGTCCCCCTGCCAGGCGATGACGTTGTGATACTCCTCCTTCTGAAGCAGCTCCAGGATGAAGTGCCAGAGCTGGATCTGCCGGGACCCGGGACTCGACTCGGGCTTGTAGGCCCAATCCGGGAAGGCAAAGCCTGGGGGGAACAAAGAGACGAGAAGGGCCGTAGTGTTAGAGAGAGGCCTCCAGCTTAGCAGAATCAGCTGCAACCATCCTGCTGTCCATCGATTTGCTCCCAATGGACTTCAACTGAAACCATTCCATTTGAGTTtgcttctgaaagagttaatatttaagCTACATCAAGCTCAATTGAATAAGGTCTCTCAATCTTACTCCTGATATACCACCTCTAGTTGCAGCTAGTCTTCATTGGGCAAgatggctcagtgggttagccctgctgcctcacagcaccagggacacgggttcaattccagccttggggtgactgtctgtggggagtttgcgtgttctccctgtgtctgcatgggtttcttttgcagttcttgcatggtatcttgcaaatgacattcattttgttggtagtatctaatggatcctttagattcattagtcgctgtttaagtgcgttggtgggtttgtgggctaccatgatgccaaggggtctgagtcgtCTGCagatcatttctgatatgtctttcaTGAAAGGTAATGTGGCTAGTTTTTGGTTGTATTGTGTCTCTTGTTTGGACTTGCttctaacgtcatttacaagatccCTTGCAAGAACCGTaagaaacactacattggacaaacaagcaggaaacttgcccccagcgtacatgaacaccaactggccaccaagagacatgacccattctcgctcgtttccatacatacagactgGGTCAACACACACATcttaggacaggcaaaacaaagccacgcatgagaattcttagaggcgtGGCAagctaaccagaactccatcaataaacacatctaccttcccttgaaaaacaatgaaccagaaatgacatcgcccaccttaagaaaccaagacctataaatagagaggtgggacgtaccaccagcacttcaccagagactcccactgatggttagattccctacagtatgacaACAGGCCGTTcgacccaactagtccacaccgaccctccaatgagtaacccaccctgacccatttccctctgactaatgcacccaacactatgggacaatttagcatggccaattcacctgcacgtctttggactgtgggaggaaaccggagcacccggaggaaacccacgcagaatgtgcaaactccacacagacagtcgccccgaggctgggatcgaacctggatcaccagtgctatgaggcagcagtgctgacccactgagccaccgtgccacccccccGAATATGTTACCTAATAcggtctgaaaataaaccttgaaGATCAGCGAGCTAAATTACAGACCTATCATCAATCTGAGCTCCCAACCTTCTCAGAAATCCCTCGCGGAAAAGGTTTTCTAAGATGACAGAGGGATCAATGCAAGGTAGAACATACATGGGTAGGGCTGATACATTttaatggttgggccttggatAGCGTTGTCGAACAGAGGGACTTGAGGGATACATAATTCTTCAACGCTTGTGCCACAAGACAGGGTTTCAAAAAGACATTTAGCTTTCATTAGTCAGACCTTTGAGTCTAGGAGTTCTGAAGTCATGCTGAGGTTCTACACGAACTTGGCGAGACTTCTTtcggagtagattagattccctacagtgtggaaacaggcccttcggcccaaccagtccacaccgaccctccaaagagcaactcacccagaaccattcccctacatttacctctaactaatgcacctaacactacgggcaatttagtatagtcaacccaccctaacctgcacatctttggactgtgggaggaaaccgacacaggcacggggagagtgtgcaaactccacacagtcaatcacccgagggtggaatcgaacccgggtccctggtgctgtgaggcagcagtgctaacccagtgtgacatttttcactggagcgttggagggtgaggggtgaccttatagaggttttataaaattatgaggggcgtggatagcaTAATGGACGGTGTCTTTTCCCAAAGATGGGGGATATCAAGACGTGCAAAAAGATGGgagggttagatgaattggccacgctaaattctCCATAGTGAGATCACTGATgtgtaggtgcattagccatgggagatgtagGGTTATTGgttaaggggatgggtctgggagggtcggtgtggacttgttgggccgaagggtctgtttccacactgtaggtgttcTATGTGCTAAAAAAacagactgggggcatatttttaaggtgagaggagagagagagagatatgaggGACAACTTCTTTACacaaatggaatgagcttccaggggatgtgggtacagttacaacgtttacaagccatttggataaggacatgaataggaaagggatatgggccaggagcaggctaggttagtttgggattatgttcagcatggaccggttggactggagggtctcaTCCATGTGATCCTGGCTAATCGTGCAATCCCAGTATCCCAATCCCACTTTCTCTCCCAAACCCTCGATCCCTTCGGTCAGTAGggccagctccctcttgaatgtacCTAACGGACCGTGGATGGGAGACAGGTGAGGTTTTCCGATGAGCAGGAAGGCAGACAGACTGGTGATGGGACAAGcgattggtggggggggggggcgtggagaTGGGGAGGGCAGAGTCACTGCCAACGCCTCCTGTCCAGTCATGAAGAGCGCTTGATCTAAAAACTTCTGAGCTCAATGTTGAGCTGGGAAGGCTGTTCAAGTGGCCGAGCAAGGTCCGGTTTCCTGAGCCAAGGTGGAAAAATATAGAGGGCACGGAGGTCAGAGCCGGAGGTCAAGAATGTAGTGGCGGGTGACCAGAAGTTTTCACTCGTCCTAttaccttccccctcccccacacccaacTCTTTGTCAACGACCCTTATCCTTTTAATCTCACCCAACTTCCAACTTgtcacacatagagtcatagagatgtacagcatgaaaacagacccctcggtccaacccggcccatatccctccaaacccttcctattcatatacccatccaaatgccttttaaatgttgcaattgtaccagcctccaccacttcctctggcagctcattccatacacgtaccaccctctgagtgaaaacgttatcccttcggtctcttttatatctttccccctcaccctaaacctatgtccctctagttttggattcccccaccccagggaagagactttgtctatttatcctatccatgcttttataaacctctataaggtcaccccgcagactctggcgctccagggaaaacagccccagcctgttcagcctctccctgtagctcagatcctccaaccctggcaacatccttgtaaatcttttctgaaccctttcaagtttcacaacatctttccgataggaaggagaccagaattgcacgcaatattccaacagtggcctaaccaatgtcctgtacagccgcaaaatgacctcccaactcctgtcctcaatactctgaccaataaaggaaagcataccaaacgccttcttcactatcctatcttcctgcaactccactttcaaggagctatgaacctgcactccaaggtctctttgttcagcaacactcattaccattaagtgtataagtcctgctaagatttactttcccaaatcacatttctctaaattaaactctatctgcc
It includes:
- the LOC122547538 gene encoding ETS domain-containing transcription factor ERF-like, which encodes MVEQRAQVGTQGHEVVRRANGLMASIARGLEDQSFAFPDWAYKPESSPGSRQIQLWHFILELLQKEEYHNVIAWQGDYGEFVIKDPDEVAKLWGVRKCKPHMNYDKLSRAL